The genomic segment ATTCCAGAGCTTATACACATCAGCCGCCTTCTCCACCCTCTCCTCCTCGGAAAGGGTGTTAAAGATCCTGACAAGCCCACTCATGGAACAGAAGGTCTCGAAGCATCCGCATTTACCGCAACCGCACCTTTCACCCATGGCGTCAAGGGTTATATGGCCCACTTCAAAGACAGCCCTCTCCGAGCCTACCAACGAACCATCCATGATAAGCCCACCGCCGACACCCGTTCCGAGTGTGAGCAGGATCATATTGCGGGTTGATTCATCCTCAAAGAAAGCCAACTCGCCCAGGGTTGCAAGGCCGGCATCATTCTCCACAAAGACATCCTTACCGCTCATCCCCTTAATATCCGCTCCAAGGGATTTGCCGTTAAGGGACTTGAGATTAGGGCAGTATGCTCTCCCCCGTGAGTATGTTCCGGGTATACCGATACCCACAGAATGAACATCATCGGGGATAAATTCCGAAATGCTTTCAAGAAGACCGGCATATTCCGATGGTGTTTTAAGTGAGCTGAACGAGAGGATCTCACCTTTATCGTTAACTACCGCTCTCTTAAGGTTTGTTCCGCCTATGTCAAAGCATGCAAAGCGCATCGGTCTCACCTTCCGTAAAAGGGGAACAGCCCCTCCAACTCGTCCCTTTCGCCGGGATCAAAGCCGAAATTCTGCTCCCATACTGTGGAATGCTCCATACAGTAGTATATAAAAACATCCTTCCATCTACTCTGCAAGGCTTCAGTTACCATTTTGATCATCTTTGTGCGCAGGGGCTTGAAATAGCGCATCTTTCCATCCAAACCGTTCACGAAATCCCCTCGCATTAGGAGGCTTTCAGGGTGCTTTTCACGCACAATCCCTGCAAGATCCGGCATGAAGCGGAAGGTGGATATGCTGATATACTCCACCACAGCAGGGTCGATGCTATCCGTAAGCTCCTCTATGAGGCTTCGGTAACCCTCCTCCCAGCCGGGATACATGATAAGCGGATCGAAGTGGAATGCCAGCCTGTAACCGCATTCCGCCATCTGTGCAGCAGTCTTTATCCGCTCAGAAACGGGGGCGGCGCCATGCTCCTCACGCTCAGCGATATATGACGGATTAAGGCTCCAGCTGAGGACAACGTTTCGGGGATTCAGGTTGTACAGCCTTGATACCTGTACCGACTTGGTTTTAAGCTCAAACTGTATGTTATCAAGAGAATTAACGATGGGCACAAAGAACTCGCTCAACCCCAGAACCCCGTCAAGGGCGAGGCTGTCCGCCAGCTCCCCCGTACCAAGCCTCCTCCTCCCCTCTGCGGCAAGGGTGCGGATCTCACTCTCCATACGGCTCAGATCCGAATATACTTTGATCCATGAGTGGTTAAGATAAGCCTGCAGTATGCAGTAGGAGCAGTCGAAGGGGCAACCCTCCACAGCATCGGTTACGAAGTATCCACAGCACCTGTATATACTTGTTGCGGGGCATTTATGTACAAAATTGTTGGCGGAGGAGGTGATCAGGATATTCTTCTTATCATCCTCGGGTATAAACCCAGGTTCAACCACCTGCATCTGCCGCCCTTCCCTTTCGAGCCTCTCTGTCAGCTCAGTTCCGAGGGCGGTTTTCTCAACATATATCATTTTCTTGTAGGAACCTGTAGATATCTCTGATCCTGTCTGCTGAATCCGCCGCTCCCTTTATCTTCGCCTCGAACTCCTCCGGGGTGGAGAAATCTATCCTGAGGGTGAGGGAGCCGTCCTCAAAGCCGGAATTGCTTTGAATATCGAGCGGGCCTGAGAGGTTTGAGAAGCTGTCCATAAAATCACGGCGAAACGAACTGCGTGTACCGGCAAGCTCATCGAGTGCTTCGGGCGTATAATTCTCCGGTGTATTCTCCTCACCCATATCGCTCAACAGCTCAACGGTTTTCCTGAATGCGGAGACACTTGGGGATGTTTCGATTGTGTATTCATGGAGGAACCTTCTGCCACTAATACTGAGGCTTGAATAAATGGATATGATTTTCAATGAGGGGCGTTTCTGCTCTATATAGTTGAGAAATTCAATCGGGGCTTCCCCAAGAACCCTCAGTGCATCAAAACTGCGCTTACCCTTCACAAAGCGTTCCATTCCGGGAACCGTACAGGGTTCGATACCGAAGTGCGCACAGAGGGTAACTATCCTGCCCAGCTCAGCCGGACCAAGATCCCCGAGCAGTTCCATATGCAGTGCAACGGCCTCTGCCGGGCTAAGCTCACCTGCGCTCAAATACTCGCAAACCTCTTTGTCAAAAAGATTAAGCCTGTACCACTCACCCTCCACTTTAGCCGCCACAGGGGGATAGGGGGAAATCTCCTCCTTAAGGCTTCTGAAAAGAGAACTGCACGACTCAAGACTCAGCAGCCTCATTCAGCCTCGTCTTCCCCTTCGCTTTGAAACAAAGCATCCACAAAATTATCCGCATCGAAGGGGCGGAGATCATCCATACCCTCGCCGAATCCGATAAACTTAACGGGGATCTGGAGTTCGTTCACTATGCCTATGATAGCACCCCCCTTGGCTGTTCCATCCAGCTTGGTGAGCACGATTCCTGTAACACCGATCTCCTCGTGGAATACCTTTGCCTGTGCGAGGGCGTTCTGGCCGCTTGTGGCATCGAGAACAAGGAGAACCTCGTGGGGTGCATCGGGCATCTCTTTCTTAATAACACGGAAGACCTTGTCCAGCTCCTTCATAAGGTTCGCTTTATTGTGGAGCCTTCCCGCCGTATCTGCGATAACGACATCGTATCCCTTTGCCTTTGCGGATGTAACGGCATCGTATATAACTGCGGCGGGATCGCTCCCCTCCGCCTGCTTAACTATGGGAACACCAGCACGCTCCGCCCATACGCTCAGCTGGTTCACAGCCGCCGCACGAAATGTGTCGCCGGCGGCGAGTACCGTTCTGAGCCCCTCCGCCTTGA from the Limisalsivibrio acetivorans genome contains:
- a CDS encoding ROK family protein, with translation MRFACFDIGGTNLKRAVVNDKGEILSFSSLKTPSEYAGLLESISEFIPDDVHSVGIGIPGTYSRGRAYCPNLKSLNGKSLGADIKGMSGKDVFVENDAGLATLGELAFFEDESTRNMILLTLGTGVGGGLIMDGSLVGSERAVFEVGHITLDAMGERCGCGKCGCFETFCSMSGLVRIFNTLSEEERVEKAADVYKLWNMGHTVAGLSFERYAHYLAHGMASLANLFSPQKIKIGGGLSELSDAYLPSAVRIFSRIVYPSLRGEIIIETAQSRNRAGILGAAALCLRSQ
- a CDS encoding SPL family radical SAM protein, whose amino-acid sequence is MIYVEKTALGTELTERLEREGRQMQVVEPGFIPEDDKKNILITSSANNFVHKCPATSIYRCCGYFVTDAVEGCPFDCSYCILQAYLNHSWIKVYSDLSRMESEIRTLAAEGRRRLGTGELADSLALDGVLGLSEFFVPIVNSLDNIQFELKTKSVQVSRLYNLNPRNVVLSWSLNPSYIAEREEHGAAPVSERIKTAAQMAECGYRLAFHFDPLIMYPGWEEGYRSLIEELTDSIDPAVVEYISISTFRFMPDLAGIVREKHPESLLMRGDFVNGLDGKMRYFKPLRTKMIKMVTEALQSRWKDVFIYYCMEHSTVWEQNFGFDPGERDELEGLFPFYGR